One segment of Paenibacillus rhizovicinus DNA contains the following:
- a CDS encoding TetR/AcrR family transcriptional regulator encodes MVKVDRRIKKTQDALKNAVLELMAEKSFDDITIQDLTDRANVSRGTIYLHYLDKYDLLDKLIESHINELGERCKAAADLDFADGSLIWTKYFEENYPFFSMMLASKGAPYFRSRFLDFLIDEFKDEIDVTKGKNKGLNEDMLIRFVASAYVGVVEWWFMNERPISHQALAEQLGDLLERNCG; translated from the coding sequence ACTAGAACTGATGGCTGAAAAGAGCTTTGACGACATTACGATTCAAGACCTGACTGACCGCGCCAACGTCAGTCGGGGCACGATTTACCTTCACTACCTGGATAAGTATGACCTGCTCGACAAGCTGATTGAATCGCATATAAACGAACTCGGGGAACGATGCAAGGCTGCAGCTGATCTGGATTTCGCAGACGGATCACTCATCTGGACCAAATATTTCGAAGAGAACTACCCCTTCTTCTCGATGATGTTGGCAAGTAAAGGAGCCCCTTACTTTCGCAGCCGGTTCCTCGATTTTTTGATTGATGAGTTTAAAGATGAAATAGACGTAACCAAAGGGAAAAACAAGGGGCTCAACGAGGATATGCTTATCCGATTTGTGGCTTCTGCTTATGTAGGGGTGGTGGAATGGTGGTTTATGAATGAAAGACCAATTTCGCATCAAGCATTAGCAGAACAATTAGGGGATTTGTTGGAGAGGAATTGCGGTTGA
- a CDS encoding MerR family transcriptional regulator — translation MAMTIAEVSERFGLSQDTLRYYERIGLIPPVNRNRSGNREYTEEDLKWVDFIKCMRQSAGLPVEALIEYVALFQQGDDTLVTRKELLIEQRDRLAVKVEEMTNTFIRLNDKIARYEQTIVLKEKHYTRMINFLW, via the coding sequence ATGGCGATGACGATTGCGGAAGTAAGTGAGAGATTTGGGTTATCCCAAGATACGCTTCGTTATTATGAACGCATCGGATTAATTCCGCCCGTTAACCGAAACAGAAGCGGCAACCGGGAGTATACCGAGGAGGATCTCAAATGGGTTGATTTCATTAAGTGTATGAGGCAGAGTGCAGGGCTTCCAGTCGAAGCATTGATCGAGTATGTGGCACTTTTTCAACAGGGAGACGATACGCTCGTCACCCGCAAAGAACTACTTATCGAGCAGCGTGACCGGCTTGCGGTCAAAGTCGAAGAAATGACAAACACCTTCATACGTCTCAATGATAAAATTGCTCGCTATGAACAAACGATTGTGTTGAAAGAAAAACATTACACAAGAATGATTAATTTTCTCTGGTAA
- a CDS encoding ATP-binding protein, protein MGFSSSDAETLTVDGRPFVHPKTHPIETGRYLLQTNQIESLKETIVRWVDNRVPGGIVYGRPRLGKTRAIKYLMHVLPAEFDQRIPVYSLKCRQYKVINENVFFEDILKDINHAYPSSGKASQKRERLTKYLKENVESSGQHRLVFFLDDAQRLADIQYGWLMDINNELDSLGISLTVILVGQKELIHQRSAFQQAKKFQLIGRFMIDDYRFSGVKNVDDAQTCLAGYDQYSDYPEGSGWSFTRYFLPDAFARGFRLEDCAADLFDCFCSARTEAGLFQKAEIPMQYFTLTVDYVLRRYGRNGEDLNQINRLQWNNAIKNSGYIKAEVNQGVEE, encoded by the coding sequence ATGGGTTTTTCTAGTTCTGATGCAGAAACATTAACCGTGGATGGCCGGCCATTTGTCCACCCAAAAACACATCCGATTGAAACTGGACGTTACTTGCTTCAAACCAATCAAATCGAGTCATTAAAAGAGACCATCGTTAGATGGGTAGACAACCGTGTTCCTGGAGGGATCGTTTATGGCCGGCCTCGCCTTGGAAAAACAAGAGCTATTAAATACTTAATGCATGTCTTACCTGCTGAATTTGATCAGAGGATTCCTGTCTATAGCTTAAAATGCAGGCAATACAAAGTGATTAACGAGAATGTGTTTTTTGAAGATATATTGAAGGACATCAATCATGCATATCCTTCTTCGGGGAAAGCCTCCCAGAAGCGCGAGAGGCTAACAAAATATTTAAAAGAAAATGTAGAGTCATCAGGACAGCACAGATTGGTTTTTTTCTTAGACGATGCACAAAGATTAGCGGATATCCAGTACGGCTGGTTAATGGATATCAATAACGAACTCGATAGTTTGGGTATCAGTCTCACGGTAATTTTAGTAGGGCAAAAGGAATTAATTCATCAAAGAAGCGCCTTTCAACAAGCAAAAAAATTCCAACTAATTGGTCGTTTTATGATTGATGATTATCGTTTTTCAGGAGTCAAGAATGTTGATGATGCTCAAACTTGCCTGGCTGGATATGATCAATATTCTGATTATCCTGAAGGGAGCGGATGGTCATTCACACGTTACTTCTTACCTGATGCCTTTGCTCGTGGATTTCGGTTGGAAGATTGCGCTGCAGATCTGTTCGATTGCTTTTGCTCAGCACGAACCGAGGCTGGGTTATTTCAAAAAGCGGAAATTCCAATGCAATACTTCACATTAACCGTGGATTATGTGCTTAGGCGTTATGGTAGAAATGGAGAAGATCTAAATCAAATCAATAGGCTACAATGGAACAATGCAATAAAAAACTCTGGTTATATTAAGGCCGAAGTAAATCAAGGTGTAGAGGAATGA
- a CDS encoding transposase family protein has product MARRKIIESEKYVPEDLDVKNWPIVLTDNLSDKDKATYLKRKKAVEMYLGNQPIKEIRYETGIDFESLRRLVLRCIDNRDENGVILGFRALIPNKKIKGYTRKSKENNSHSGRFTELLDTFPQLAELIEKHHFQTNKQQFSDPKMKAKYIHKKFLDECRAIGLTENQYPFTTETLAKRSLERYLHKLNNRHFSKAASRYGDAAATLATTTGIGREHNLSILRPLERVQFDGHRIDGMFSITFRTPEGDEITRVLERLWLLVILDVASRAVIGYHLSTNREFSGNDVVQCIRNAVVPREKRALTIPGLSYNERGGFPSDCIPEMQWALWDEMLYDNGKANLSNFVSDRLEQIIGCSTNAGPVAVPVRRGYIERFFGVLEECGYHRMINTTGSNPQDPRRSDAEKKAVKYSISFEHLEELTDVLISDYNGTVNEGINNFTPLEVLKQRIERGLIPRVMPEEQRAEVVFLSMKVPRKVNGNLKEGRRPFIHYEGVDYRNEVLSRSPDLIDTTLTILVNVDDLRVLQAFLPDGSEFGALTATGKWGIVPHSLKTRKEINRLRKRKLLFFTSEDNPIDCYHRYLESHAVNNRASRNKLAEERRRSQKSSTKEEDSKSSASLDEVLSEDDATRTRPITRINKNLKTITF; this is encoded by the coding sequence ATGGCGAGACGTAAGATCATTGAAAGTGAGAAATACGTACCTGAGGATCTGGATGTTAAAAACTGGCCAATCGTTTTGACTGATAATCTAAGTGACAAGGATAAGGCTACTTACTTAAAGAGAAAAAAAGCAGTTGAAATGTACTTAGGTAATCAACCAATTAAAGAAATCAGGTATGAAACAGGGATTGACTTTGAATCACTACGACGGCTGGTGTTACGTTGCATCGACAACCGAGACGAGAATGGCGTGATTTTAGGCTTTCGTGCGTTGATACCGAATAAAAAGATTAAAGGCTACACAAGAAAATCGAAAGAGAACAACTCTCACTCAGGGAGGTTCACCGAACTTCTTGATACATTTCCCCAACTTGCTGAATTAATTGAAAAACATCATTTCCAAACTAACAAGCAGCAGTTCTCGGACCCGAAAATGAAGGCAAAATATATCCACAAAAAGTTTTTGGATGAGTGTAGAGCAATTGGATTAACTGAAAATCAGTACCCATTTACTACCGAAACATTGGCCAAACGTTCATTAGAGCGTTATCTTCATAAACTAAATAATAGACATTTTTCAAAAGCAGCTAGTCGATACGGAGACGCGGCAGCTACCCTCGCAACAACTACGGGGATAGGTAGAGAACACAATCTATCGATTCTCCGTCCATTAGAAAGAGTGCAATTCGACGGCCATCGGATCGATGGTATGTTTTCAATTACATTCCGGACACCTGAAGGAGATGAAATAACAAGGGTTCTTGAGCGTCTTTGGTTGCTTGTCATTTTAGATGTTGCCAGTAGAGCGGTCATTGGATACCATCTGAGTACCAATCGGGAATTTTCAGGTAATGATGTAGTGCAATGCATTCGTAACGCGGTGGTACCGAGGGAGAAGAGGGCCCTTACGATTCCTGGCTTAAGCTACAATGAACGGGGCGGCTTTCCGAGTGATTGCATCCCTGAAATGCAATGGGCACTGTGGGATGAGATGTTGTACGACAATGGCAAAGCTAATTTATCAAATTTCGTATCCGATCGCCTAGAACAAATAATAGGTTGTTCAACAAATGCTGGACCTGTTGCAGTACCGGTTCGCAGGGGATACATCGAAAGATTTTTTGGTGTGTTAGAAGAATGCGGGTATCACCGTATGATAAATACGACCGGCAGCAATCCACAAGATCCAAGGAGAAGCGATGCCGAGAAAAAGGCTGTCAAATATTCGATTTCATTTGAGCATCTAGAAGAGCTGACAGATGTACTAATATCGGACTATAACGGAACTGTTAATGAGGGGATAAACAACTTTACACCTCTTGAAGTGTTAAAACAAAGAATCGAACGTGGACTTATTCCTCGGGTAATGCCTGAAGAGCAAAGGGCGGAGGTGGTTTTCCTGTCGATGAAAGTACCCCGCAAAGTCAACGGTAACTTAAAAGAGGGACGTCGTCCATTCATCCATTATGAAGGTGTAGATTATAGAAATGAGGTTCTCTCACGCAGTCCTGATCTCATTGATACAACCCTAACTATTCTTGTAAATGTAGATGACCTAAGGGTTCTCCAGGCATTTCTTCCGGATGGCAGTGAGTTTGGAGCACTTACGGCAACTGGAAAGTGGGGGATCGTTCCCCATTCGCTCAAAACGCGTAAAGAAATCAACAGACTTCGAAAGCGCAAACTATTATTTTTCACTTCCGAAGACAATCCTATAGATTGTTATCATCGCTATCTTGAATCGCACGCAGTAAATAATAGGGCAAGTCGTAACAAACTCGCAGAAGAGAGACGAAGAAGTCAAAAATCGAGCACTAAGGAAGAAGATTCAAAATCCTCCGCATCTCTTGATGAAGTTTTATCAGAAGATGATGCAACAAGAACACGACCTATCACGCGTATCAATAAGAACTTGAAGACCATCACCTTTTAA
- a CDS encoding TnsA endonuclease N-terminal domain-containing protein: MYTPVKMPRNTKYGSNYWKATSRKIKRRVEFFSDLEYDHWILVESNPNIVSFCEQPLRIRHTHKGEIVESVFDMWVLYSDGTEKFIEVKYEWDFDSRNPKSIKTIRQTGAQEDWCLLNNKPYEIMTDTKIRSNALLLSNLKQIISYTRNRLVPIELDQFQITRLVRNRRLTIGEIQRDLHSLKPQRILESICNLIYSGHLDANIEECLIGPSLEVWLHGET, translated from the coding sequence ATGTACACACCGGTAAAAATGCCGAGGAACACAAAATACGGCAGTAACTACTGGAAGGCAACCAGTCGCAAGATTAAACGAAGAGTTGAGTTTTTTAGTGATTTGGAATACGACCATTGGATTTTAGTCGAATCCAACCCCAATATTGTTTCTTTTTGTGAGCAGCCACTAAGAATAAGGCATACCCATAAAGGTGAGATTGTAGAGTCTGTTTTTGATATGTGGGTTTTATACTCAGATGGAACGGAAAAATTCATTGAAGTGAAATATGAGTGGGATTTCGATTCAAGGAACCCTAAGTCAATTAAAACCATAAGACAAACAGGAGCACAAGAAGATTGGTGTCTCCTTAACAATAAACCATATGAAATCATGACGGATACAAAGATCCGATCTAATGCCTTACTTTTGTCCAACCTCAAACAAATTATTTCTTATACACGGAATCGATTGGTTCCTATAGAGCTCGACCAATTTCAAATTACCCGTTTAGTACGAAATCGCAGACTAACCATCGGAGAAATTCAGCGTGATTTACACAGTTTAAAACCTCAACGAATTTTAGAGTCAATTTGTAACCTGATCTACAGCGGACATTTAGATGCCAACATTGAAGAATGTTTAATTGGCCCATCTCTGGAGGTGTGGTTACATGGCGAGACGTAA
- a CDS encoding helix-turn-helix domain-containing protein: protein MAELAELIGARIRQIRKSRGLTQEQLGERAQLQSTYIGGVERGDRNISVDTLDKLIRALEVSPSEFFYFGDNPIEKDTDKTKLIHIFISKLMKQKSQNIRKMINIYKEIFE from the coding sequence GTGGCGGAACTCGCAGAGCTTATAGGAGCTCGAATCCGGCAAATTAGAAAGTCACGCGGCTTAACACAAGAACAACTTGGTGAACGCGCTCAGTTACAAAGTACATATATCGGTGGGGTCGAACGGGGAGACCGAAATATCTCTGTGGACACTCTCGATAAGTTGATCCGTGCCCTGGAAGTAAGCCCCTCAGAGTTTTTTTATTTCGGTGATAATCCTATTGAGAAAGATACGGATAAAACTAAACTGATCCACATTTTTATTTCAAAACTTATGAAGCAAAAAAGCCAGAATATACGCAAGATGATTAATATTTATAAAGAGATATTCGAATAA
- a CDS encoding DGQHR domain-containing protein, translating to MDQTIPQQVVIENVIQSKMRGKVIYQSNVPASIALNLTFVKPYDNESGKGYQRPVDPKRCHDFALYLSKGDDALFTPVLLNACSNWEFVAYDKQRPNFGRLFCKGKASLMDGQHRLGGIKRYIQETNADIMVPFLAFHSLDEDEEIRLFDTINTKAKGIGSSLSKYLRRDSDELSWVATELLVRKDSPFYNIGSIIGKRAKGRHITLQNLYRTLHFLFKKDDVALLTKEEKLNISLFYFNTIKDTFSYEWLDYGGHRLTHIVCLDALSIAAGSILNHFFSNEQKTKDYSSFAQSIQKLRKVDWSTTGHLRYLKGLSGSKTLASELSGLMIN from the coding sequence ATGGATCAAACCATACCCCAACAAGTTGTTATAGAAAATGTCATTCAAAGCAAAATGCGTGGTAAAGTTATTTATCAAAGCAATGTACCTGCATCTATAGCATTGAACCTTACCTTTGTAAAACCGTATGATAATGAATCCGGAAAAGGATATCAACGGCCAGTGGATCCTAAGCGATGTCACGATTTTGCTTTGTACTTGTCTAAAGGTGATGATGCTCTTTTTACACCGGTATTATTAAATGCTTGTTCGAATTGGGAGTTCGTTGCTTATGATAAGCAGCGTCCTAACTTTGGCCGGTTGTTTTGTAAGGGAAAGGCATCTCTGATGGACGGACAACATCGCCTTGGGGGTATTAAGCGGTATATCCAAGAAACGAATGCTGATATCATGGTTCCTTTTTTAGCGTTTCATTCCCTGGACGAAGATGAAGAAATTCGGCTGTTCGATACGATTAACACCAAAGCAAAAGGGATTGGATCTTCCCTTAGTAAATACCTGAGGCGTGATTCTGATGAATTGAGTTGGGTTGCTACCGAGCTGCTTGTTCGTAAAGATAGCCCTTTTTACAATATTGGCAGCATTATCGGGAAAAGAGCAAAAGGTCGTCATATAACTTTGCAAAATCTCTATCGAACCCTCCATTTCTTATTTAAGAAGGACGACGTCGCATTGCTAACAAAAGAAGAGAAGCTCAATATATCTTTGTTTTACTTTAACACCATAAAGGATACATTTTCCTATGAATGGCTTGATTATGGCGGTCACAGGCTCACTCACATCGTATGTCTTGATGCATTATCAATAGCTGCAGGTTCGATCCTTAATCATTTTTTCTCAAATGAGCAAAAGACCAAGGATTATTCTTCTTTTGCTCAATCGATTCAGAAACTTAGGAAGGTAGACTGGTCTACTACGGGTCATCTTCGATATTTAAAAGGTTTATCTGGGTCAAAGACACTTGCCAGTGAACTATCTGGATTAATGATTAACTAA
- a CDS encoding 3'-5' exonuclease — translation MADPEQRIYEFRGADPSRISDFIFIYSPQQFDFGSENNRSNGTDIVQFGNDLISGKNVGKQYNQVKVNLYPFRQGLSPHLDLKVEVLKARKRLIANHTNDWSLAILVPSKRLMHEVSLCLDTHHIFANNKSLPRVSHELALETAAPSLAAVLVSNLLDLGSNSRVEHTQLIADLCEHMRGRNGDASAPKQSLDISNALQEFITTGKIRGSKRQMILQDCINLVNACCSLEFTGDPSQDWKNVCSLLDGASSDQLKQVGKDIKYLKMLHRGSELRSRLASLWRLYGNYSGAGESIKAALLQEYFANSSKVWRGVHVMTIHKSKGKEFDEVIVYEGLYQGKIVRNESTKKEIDQARLNLRVAVTRARQNVLIITPINDVCPLLR, via the coding sequence TTGGCGGATCCTGAACAACGAATTTATGAATTTAGAGGGGCGGATCCTTCTAGAATAAGTGATTTTATTTTTATTTATTCCCCTCAACAATTTGATTTTGGTTCAGAGAATAACCGAAGTAATGGAACCGATATTGTTCAGTTTGGAAATGATCTAATTAGCGGGAAGAATGTTGGAAAACAATACAATCAAGTTAAGGTCAACTTATACCCTTTTCGTCAAGGATTGAGTCCTCATTTAGATTTAAAAGTCGAGGTACTGAAGGCTCGGAAAAGACTAATAGCAAACCATACAAATGATTGGTCTCTTGCTATACTGGTCCCATCAAAAAGATTAATGCACGAAGTTTCCCTATGTCTAGATACACACCATATCTTCGCAAATAATAAATCACTACCCCGAGTTAGCCATGAATTGGCACTGGAAACTGCTGCGCCGTCACTTGCTGCTGTATTAGTTTCAAATCTATTGGATCTTGGATCAAATTCTAGGGTGGAGCATACACAACTCATTGCTGATTTATGTGAACATATGCGTGGAAGGAACGGAGATGCTTCTGCACCAAAACAAAGCTTGGATATATCAAATGCCCTTCAAGAATTTATTACGACAGGTAAGATACGTGGATCAAAGCGACAAATGATACTACAAGACTGCATCAACTTAGTAAATGCTTGTTGCAGCCTTGAATTTACAGGAGATCCCAGTCAAGATTGGAAAAATGTTTGTAGTCTTTTGGATGGTGCCTCCTCGGATCAACTTAAGCAGGTCGGAAAAGATATCAAATATTTAAAAATGCTGCACAGGGGATCGGAATTAAGATCAAGATTAGCTTCACTTTGGCGCTTATACGGAAATTATAGTGGTGCTGGAGAAAGTATAAAAGCAGCTTTATTGCAAGAATACTTTGCCAACTCCTCAAAAGTTTGGAGAGGAGTTCATGTAATGACAATACACAAATCGAAAGGAAAGGAATTTGACGAAGTAATCGTCTATGAAGGTCTATATCAGGGGAAAATTGTTCGAAACGAATCTACGAAAAAGGAGATAGATCAAGCACGCTTAAATTTAAGAGTAGCGGTGACAAGGGCTCGCCAAAATGTTCTTATTATTACACCCATTAACGATGTCTGCCCGTTACTTCGGTGA
- a CDS encoding UvrD-helicase domain-containing protein, translated as MDFIWSLIRSHGYLINKRRIIKLLTPHEAASRLANFSGDREGEKKRLFEEEGILHFDLFAKYGTQLLTESQALSKVISNAYPVIILDEFQDTNLTNGSLSKQLTT; from the coding sequence ATGGATTTTATATGGTCGTTGATAAGAAGTCATGGTTATTTAATTAACAAGCGGCGAATTATTAAATTGCTTACTCCTCATGAGGCTGCATCTAGACTAGCAAATTTTTCTGGAGATAGAGAAGGAGAAAAAAAAAGACTATTTGAGGAAGAAGGCATTCTACACTTTGACTTGTTTGCAAAGTATGGAACACAACTATTAACCGAAAGCCAGGCGTTATCGAAGGTAATCTCCAATGCTTATCCGGTTATAATACTTGATGAGTTCCAAGACACAAATTTGACGAATGGCAGTTTATCCAAGCAGTTGACAACTTAG